The Paracoccus seriniphilus genome includes a window with the following:
- a CDS encoding IS110 family transposase yields the protein MPANHSTAATVLVAIDISKHRHEVLIEVPGKKRRRRMTIMNTLEDFQRLSASLASYGLPVRVGFEATGNYHRPLAHHLGQAGFDLKLIPSVGLARTREALHNSWDKNDPKDAQVILHMLEIGAVQFFHDPLVVGTADIQELSKTHEIVSRSKTELWHRILTHYLPLYFPEAERFHRSSRTDWFLAFLEKYPTPTMITAMSQETFIADAWQVVGRKVAKERLLSDIYATAVNSVGLPVEPDSDAVRMFRLVLSEGRSLVRQRNEIEARAVALLSDLPDYQLLTTIPGIGPINAMTILAEAGDLRRFRHHRQFLKFCGMDLATVQSGMFRGQSRISKYGNARLRRTLWMAGQTAVQTKTNSFRDKFERYISKDRHNAHLRRKAYTAIAAKMARTVHAVVNHGEPYRPFFEGVSPGGRTSL from the coding sequence ATGCCCGCCAACCATTCTACTGCTGCGACTGTGCTTGTCGCCATCGACATTTCCAAGCACCGCCACGAGGTCTTGATCGAGGTACCGGGCAAGAAGCGCCGTCGTCGCATGACGATCATGAACACGTTGGAAGACTTCCAGCGCTTGTCCGCGAGCCTGGCCAGCTACGGCCTGCCTGTGCGGGTCGGGTTCGAGGCGACCGGCAACTATCACAGGCCACTGGCACATCATCTCGGGCAGGCCGGGTTTGACTTGAAGCTCATCCCTTCTGTCGGGCTCGCCCGGACGCGCGAGGCCCTGCACAACAGTTGGGACAAGAACGACCCGAAGGATGCCCAGGTCATCCTGCACATGCTGGAGATTGGCGCCGTGCAGTTCTTTCATGATCCGCTGGTCGTCGGGACCGCCGACATCCAGGAATTGTCAAAGACGCACGAGATCGTTTCACGCTCGAAGACCGAGCTCTGGCACCGCATCCTGACCCATTACCTGCCGCTCTATTTCCCAGAGGCCGAACGGTTTCACCGAAGCTCACGAACCGATTGGTTCCTGGCCTTCCTCGAGAAGTATCCGACACCGACGATGATCACGGCCATGAGCCAGGAAACCTTCATCGCAGACGCTTGGCAGGTGGTGGGCAGGAAGGTCGCCAAGGAGCGCCTGCTTTCAGATATTTACGCTACGGCGGTCAACTCTGTTGGATTGCCCGTGGAACCGGATTCCGACGCCGTTCGCATGTTCCGCCTGGTCCTTTCCGAAGGTAGAAGCCTCGTCCGCCAGCGCAACGAGATCGAGGCCCGGGCGGTCGCGCTGCTCTCCGATCTGCCGGATTATCAGCTACTGACAACCATCCCCGGCATTGGTCCGATCAATGCCATGACCATCTTGGCCGAGGCCGGTGACCTACGCCGATTTCGGCATCATCGGCAGTTCCTGAAGTTCTGCGGCATGGATCTTGCCACCGTGCAGTCCGGCATGTTTCGCGGGCAGAGCCGGATCTCGAAGTACGGCAATGCCCGGCTGCGCCGCACGCTATGGATGGCCGGCCAGACGGCGGTCCAGACAAAGACCAACAGCTTTCGGGACAAGTTCGAACGCTACATCTCGAAAGACCGACACAACGCTCATCTGCGCCGCAAGGCCTACACCGCGATCGCGGCCAAGATGGCGCGCACCGTACACGCTGTGGTCAATCACGGCGAACCCTATCGCCCCTTCTTCGAGGGGGTGAGCCCAGGCGGAAGGACCTCTCTCTGA